A single Thermogemmatispora onikobensis DNA region contains:
- a CDS encoding Asp23/Gls24 family envelope stress response protein, which yields MPKPSTIQPQHGTRPLGRIEVLPHAIHTIAARAVSESYGVVGIAAPRLRNGEAILLPPERSGEGIQVRIASGRLIIEVYVVLEYGLRMSEIAHNIMSSVKFSVEKMLGVPVQQVNVNIQGLEHSPTTRREH from the coding sequence ATGCCGAAGCCATCTACGATTCAACCGCAGCACGGAACGCGCCCGCTGGGCAGGATCGAGGTCCTTCCTCACGCGATTCACACCATCGCGGCCCGCGCCGTCAGCGAAAGCTACGGTGTTGTCGGCATCGCCGCGCCCCGCCTGCGCAATGGGGAGGCCATCCTTCTTCCCCCCGAACGCAGCGGCGAGGGCATCCAGGTGCGCATCGCCAGCGGACGCCTGATCATCGAGGTCTACGTCGTGCTGGAATACGGGCTGCGCATGTCTGAGATCGCCCATAATATCATGAGCAGCGTTAAATTCTCGGTTGAAAAGATGCTCGGAGTACCCGTGCAGCAGGTGAACGTCAATATCCAGGGGCTGGAACACAGCCCTACTACACGGCGCGAGCACTAA
- the rpmB gene encoding 50S ribosomal protein L28 has product MAGRCDLCQRKPMYGNKVSHSQRHTRRRFVVNVQRRHLEINGVRRTVHVCTRCLRTMLKLPKA; this is encoded by the coding sequence ATGGCTGGTCGTTGTGACCTCTGTCAGCGTAAGCCGATGTATGGCAATAAGGTGTCGCACTCGCAGCGTCATACACGGCGGCGCTTCGTGGTGAATGTGCAGCGTCGTCATCTGGAGATCAACGGGGTGCGGCGCACGGTGCATGTCTGTACGCGCTGTCTGCGTACGATGCTCAAGCTCCCCAAAGCATAG
- the rlmN gene encoding 23S rRNA (adenine(2503)-C(2))-methyltransferase RlmN, translated as MSIRGKTTETSAPQQDLFGLTLTQLEVWFKELGEPPYRARQVYNWIYKHLVTDFEAMSDLPLRLRQRLAREATIGQVIVRSEQRSKDDRTRKILLELADGRLIESVLMLYPPLGGSSARATVCVSSQAGCAFGCTFCATGQMGFERHLSAGEIVAQVLHFARELRAAPWRARGLPGSQPIDHITNLVFMGMGEPLHNYDNVLHALRILNSAEGFNLGARHMTISTVGLPHGIRRLSQEGLQVNLAISLHAPNDELRAQTMPVNRKYPLAEVLAACQDYIAATRRQITFEYVLLAGVNDSPACAHQLGELLSPLKQYAHVNCIPVNKTAAGYRPPGPEAIRRFREILFEHGVSNSVRAERGDDIDAACGQLRTRFVTQQRLAAAFSRRPEPVRPQ; from the coding sequence ATGAGCATCAGGGGGAAAACAACAGAGACAAGCGCTCCTCAGCAAGACCTGTTCGGGCTGACCCTCACGCAGCTTGAAGTCTGGTTCAAGGAACTGGGGGAGCCGCCATATCGCGCCAGGCAGGTCTACAACTGGATCTACAAGCACCTGGTCACGGACTTCGAGGCTATGAGCGACCTGCCTCTGCGCCTCCGGCAGCGTCTGGCGCGCGAAGCCACCATTGGCCAGGTCATCGTTCGCAGCGAGCAGCGCTCCAAGGATGACCGCACGCGCAAGATCCTGCTGGAGCTGGCCGATGGCCGCCTCATCGAATCGGTGCTGATGCTTTACCCACCCCTGGGAGGGAGCAGCGCGCGCGCCACCGTCTGCGTCTCCAGCCAGGCGGGTTGTGCTTTTGGCTGCACCTTCTGTGCTACGGGCCAGATGGGATTTGAGCGGCACTTGAGTGCAGGGGAAATCGTGGCCCAGGTTCTGCACTTCGCGCGCGAATTGCGGGCGGCCCCCTGGCGTGCTCGCGGCCTGCCCGGCAGCCAGCCTATCGACCACATCACCAATCTGGTCTTTATGGGCATGGGCGAGCCACTGCATAACTATGACAACGTGCTCCACGCCTTGCGCATCCTGAACAGCGCCGAGGGCTTCAACCTGGGCGCGCGGCACATGACCATCTCCACCGTAGGGCTGCCCCACGGCATCCGGCGCCTTAGTCAAGAGGGGCTGCAGGTCAACCTGGCCATCTCGCTGCATGCGCCCAACGACGAGCTGCGCGCGCAAACGATGCCGGTCAACCGCAAATATCCGCTGGCCGAGGTGCTGGCGGCCTGTCAGGACTACATTGCCGCCACGCGAAGGCAGATCACGTTCGAGTATGTCCTGCTGGCCGGTGTCAACGATAGTCCTGCTTGTGCCCATCAGCTTGGCGAGCTGTTGTCTCCACTCAAGCAGTATGCGCACGTCAACTGCATTCCAGTCAACAAGACAGCGGCAGGCTACCGTCCGCCCGGGCCGGAAGCCATCCGTCGTTTCCGCGAGATCCTCTTCGAGCACGGCGTCAGCAACAGCGTCCGGGCCGAGCGGGGCGACGACATCGATGCTGCTTGCGGGCAACTGCGCACCCGCTTCGTGACCCAGCAGCGGCTGGCAGCGGCTTTCAGCCGCCGACCTGAGCCGGTTCGCCCCCAGTGA
- a CDS encoding CvpA family protein has product MSLSFNWIDLAFLATAIVLVINGFHNGLIASLINLVALPLALGVALLFGPTFTAVLAGNGAGAAPLLAYALLFFATVVIVHIITTLIRAFVHRIPMLGILDELLGMVLGFVEAWLLWLVLLLALHNVLSAVQNIPAGDLSQFSAWQRAYNEAIAQSLFVHLNQWLLGHLSLK; this is encoded by the coding sequence ATGTCTCTGTCGTTTAACTGGATCGATCTTGCCTTTCTGGCTACAGCCATTGTGCTGGTCATCAATGGTTTCCATAATGGCCTTATTGCTAGCTTAATTAATCTGGTTGCGCTCCCGCTGGCCTTGGGTGTAGCCCTGCTCTTCGGTCCCACCTTCACCGCTGTGCTCGCTGGCAATGGTGCCGGAGCGGCGCCTCTGCTGGCCTATGCGCTGCTCTTCTTTGCTACTGTCGTTATCGTTCATATCATCACCACTCTCATTCGGGCCTTTGTGCACCGCATTCCAATGCTAGGTATTCTGGACGAGTTGCTCGGGATGGTCTTGGGTTTTGTTGAAGCCTGGCTCCTGTGGCTGGTTCTGTTACTGGCCTTGCATAACGTCCTCAGTGCCGTCCAGAATATACCGGCGGGTGATCTGAGTCAGTTCAGCGCCTGGCAGCGGGCTTACAACGAAGCCATTGCCCAGAGTCTCTTTGTGCATCTCAATCAGTGGCTACTTGGTCATCTATCTTTAAAGTAA
- the hflX gene encoding GTPase HflX, whose product MLIKQRTTEGPERAFLVAVASERQETLWSAEDSLNELEALARTAGAEVVGKMLQHLRHPDPATYLGKGKVQELAALEQELGFDLVIFDDELSPSQQRNLEKALNARVIDRTTLILDIFAQHARTREGRLQVELAQLEYRLPRLSGRGVELSQQAGGSLGAVGVGGAIGVRGPGETRLEIDRRRIRNRLAELRRELEEVREQRTLHRRQRAALTMPVVAVVGYTNAGKSTLFNALSQADVLVENKLFATLDPTTRRVVLPGNQEVLLTDTVGFIQRLPTRLVAAFRATLEEVVDADVLLEVVDISHENAIEQSETVNEVLRELEAHEKPRVTALNKIDLLPDPDRVDPSLYPNAVVVSALHGWGLEALREKLAQVVAEQMVPLQVLVPYARGDLVELFHRRGRVELEEHRAEGTLLVGRLPFALAGYYAPYRLQQRRGLLRVPSVRS is encoded by the coding sequence GTGCTGATCAAGCAGAGAACCACGGAGGGGCCGGAGCGGGCCTTTCTCGTCGCGGTGGCCAGTGAGCGGCAGGAAACGCTCTGGAGCGCTGAGGATTCGCTCAACGAGCTGGAGGCCCTGGCCAGAACTGCCGGGGCCGAGGTAGTCGGCAAGATGCTGCAGCACCTGCGTCATCCTGATCCTGCTACCTATCTTGGTAAGGGAAAGGTCCAGGAGCTGGCTGCTCTGGAGCAGGAGCTGGGCTTTGATCTGGTGATTTTCGATGACGAGCTGTCACCCTCTCAGCAGCGCAATCTTGAAAAGGCTCTCAATGCGCGTGTGATCGATCGTACGACACTGATTCTCGATATCTTTGCCCAGCATGCGCGGACGCGCGAGGGGCGCCTCCAGGTTGAGCTGGCGCAGCTGGAATATCGCCTGCCTCGCCTGAGCGGGCGTGGTGTTGAGCTGTCGCAGCAGGCTGGTGGCTCGCTTGGAGCGGTTGGCGTTGGCGGTGCTATTGGAGTCCGCGGCCCTGGTGAGACGCGGCTGGAGATCGATCGTCGCCGCATTCGCAATCGCCTGGCGGAGTTGCGTCGCGAGCTGGAGGAGGTGCGTGAGCAGCGCACGCTCCATCGTCGTCAGCGGGCGGCTTTGACAATGCCGGTGGTGGCAGTGGTGGGCTACACCAATGCTGGTAAGTCGACGCTCTTTAATGCTTTGAGTCAGGCCGATGTTCTGGTCGAAAACAAGCTGTTTGCGACGCTTGATCCGACGACGCGCCGCGTGGTGCTGCCGGGCAACCAGGAGGTCTTGCTGACGGATACGGTGGGTTTCATTCAGCGCCTGCCGACGCGCCTGGTGGCTGCTTTCCGAGCCACGCTAGAGGAGGTGGTGGATGCCGATGTGCTGCTGGAGGTAGTGGATATCAGCCACGAGAATGCCATCGAGCAGAGCGAGACGGTCAACGAGGTCTTGCGCGAGCTGGAGGCCCATGAGAAGCCGCGGGTGACGGCCCTCAATAAGATCGATCTGCTGCCTGATCCCGATCGTGTTGATCCTTCGCTCTATCCCAATGCTGTGGTAGTCTCGGCGCTGCATGGCTGGGGTCTGGAGGCACTGCGTGAGAAGCTGGCCCAGGTGGTGGCTGAGCAGATGGTGCCTTTGCAGGTGCTTGTGCCTTACGCGCGCGGCGACCTGGTGGAACTCTTCCATCGTCGCGGGCGTGTCGAGCTAGAAGAGCATCGCGCCGAGGGGACACTCCTGGTCGGGCGCCTGCCCTTTGCCCTGGCTGGTTACTATGCGCCGTATCGCCTTCAGCAGCGCAGAGGCTTGCTCAGGGTCCCTAGCGTCCGCTCCTAG
- a CDS encoding trypsin-like peptidase domain-containing protein has protein sequence MIDDLAALLQRATVRIDAAHNPRGTGFFVGPGLILTCAHVIPSAHKATSSLQIYWQERYYEAAITTVPADDSSPDRDLALLTVPLEDHPCVLLCGEAQPYSSLYTYGYPGSVPGGTSFIFDAAGPAGERNQWITFQRGPVDPGMSGAPLLDRESGCVCGMIQFSLGLHSERGGQGLQARVILAQLPDLVNHQLATHRQNRRWLELLSVEQRQRLGQCCPQYQPLLQQNTKALKVFISYSGSQRDRKLREELEKQLASFRRNQLIESYHSEQLSAGRERSESQRLLEQADIILLLISPDYMSSDQCYNEEMQRAMQRHEAGTARIIPIKLRPTVELANSPFGKLQALPRSGQPITESRDRDAAMKEIADELYRVIQELKSKQT, from the coding sequence ATGATCGACGACTTAGCGGCGCTCCTCCAGCGGGCCACTGTTCGCATCGACGCCGCCCATAATCCCAGGGGTACAGGCTTCTTTGTGGGGCCGGGCCTGATTCTGACCTGCGCCCACGTCATCCCATCTGCTCACAAGGCAACTTCCAGCCTCCAGATCTACTGGCAGGAGAGATATTACGAGGCGGCCATCACTACAGTGCCTGCTGATGACTCGTCCCCGGATCGGGATCTGGCGCTGTTAACGGTCCCTCTTGAGGATCATCCTTGTGTCTTACTCTGCGGTGAGGCTCAGCCCTACAGCAGCCTGTACACCTATGGTTACCCAGGCTCAGTGCCTGGAGGCACCTCTTTCATTTTCGACGCCGCCGGACCAGCCGGTGAGCGGAACCAGTGGATCACCTTCCAACGCGGGCCGGTCGATCCCGGCATGAGCGGCGCCCCGCTGCTCGACCGGGAAAGCGGCTGCGTCTGCGGTATGATCCAGTTCTCGCTGGGCCTCCATAGCGAGCGCGGGGGCCAGGGTCTGCAGGCGCGCGTCATCCTTGCTCAGCTTCCTGATCTTGTCAATCATCAATTGGCCACACACCGGCAAAACCGCCGCTGGCTGGAGCTTCTCTCAGTCGAGCAACGTCAGCGCCTCGGACAGTGCTGTCCCCAGTATCAGCCGCTGCTCCAGCAGAACACTAAAGCCCTCAAAGTCTTTATATCCTACTCAGGCAGCCAGCGGGATCGCAAACTGAGAGAGGAACTTGAGAAGCAGCTGGCTTCCTTTAGACGCAATCAACTGATCGAAAGCTACCACAGCGAGCAGCTAAGCGCGGGACGTGAACGGAGCGAGAGCCAGCGCCTGCTAGAGCAGGCGGATATCATTCTGTTACTTATCAGTCCTGATTACATGAGCTCCGACCAATGCTACAACGAAGAAATGCAGCGGGCCATGCAGCGCCACGAGGCCGGCACGGCGCGCATCATCCCGATCAAGTTGCGGCCAACTGTGGAGCTGGCCAACTCTCCCTTCGGCAAGCTGCAGGCCCTGCCGCGCTCCGGGCAACCTATCACGGAAAGCAGGGACCGCGACGCAGCCATGAAGGAGATCGCCGATGAGCTGTATCGGGTCATCCAGGAGTTGAAAAGCAAGCAGACCTGA
- a CDS encoding alpha/beta hydrolase, protein MYPWSHDFKGRFDEVTFESQVLKSNPLGDPYQRPLWIYLPPGYDEQPERRYPSIYLIQGLTGQLDMWRNRSAFRRNFPELADELFAKGEAPPCILVWVDCWTSLGGSQFLDSPAVGHYHTYLCDEIVPWVDAHYRTLAAREHRGIAGKSSGGYGAMVTPMLRPDLWGGLATHAGDALFEVCYQRDFARVARALRDHYGGSYERFWQDFRSRPAFSKEGDADLLNIWCMAACYSADMDGTVHLPFDIATGQLVPDVWERWLAWDPVRMVPLHAEALRSLRAVYIDAGKRDEYYLDLGAEAFRRALAEIGVTDVFFELFDGRHGGIEYRYPLSLKYLAERLSP, encoded by the coding sequence GTGTATCCCTGGTCGCACGACTTCAAAGGGCGCTTTGACGAAGTGACCTTTGAGAGCCAGGTGCTCAAGAGCAATCCTCTAGGTGACCCCTATCAGCGCCCGCTCTGGATCTATCTGCCGCCCGGCTACGACGAGCAGCCAGAGCGGCGCTATCCCAGCATCTATTTGATTCAGGGGCTGACGGGCCAGCTTGACATGTGGCGCAATCGCTCGGCCTTCCGGCGCAACTTCCCGGAGCTGGCCGACGAGCTGTTTGCCAAAGGGGAAGCTCCGCCGTGCATCCTCGTCTGGGTCGACTGCTGGACCTCTCTGGGAGGAAGCCAGTTCCTGGATTCACCCGCTGTCGGACACTACCACACCTATCTCTGCGATGAAATCGTCCCTTGGGTCGATGCCCACTATCGGACGCTGGCAGCGCGCGAACATCGGGGAATCGCCGGCAAGTCCAGCGGTGGCTACGGCGCGATGGTCACTCCCATGCTACGACCAGATCTGTGGGGGGGCCTGGCAACCCACGCTGGTGACGCCCTCTTTGAGGTCTGTTATCAGCGCGACTTTGCCAGGGTGGCGCGGGCCTTGCGCGATCACTATGGCGGCTCATACGAACGCTTCTGGCAGGACTTCCGCAGCCGTCCGGCCTTCTCCAAAGAGGGCGATGCCGATCTGCTCAATATCTGGTGTATGGCTGCCTGCTACTCGGCGGATATGGATGGTACGGTGCATCTGCCTTTCGATATCGCCACCGGTCAGCTGGTTCCCGATGTCTGGGAGCGCTGGCTGGCCTGGGACCCGGTACGGATGGTGCCTTTGCACGCCGAGGCGCTGCGCTCGCTGCGGGCGGTCTATATCGATGCGGGCAAGCGCGATGAGTACTATCTCGACCTGGGAGCCGAGGCGTTCCGCCGGGCCCTGGCCGAGATTGGCGTCACCGATGTCTTCTTTGAGCTGTTCGATGGACGTCATGGCGGAATCGAGTATCGCTATCCGCTGAGCCTGAAATATCTGGCCGAACGGCTTTCCCCATAG
- a CDS encoding NB-ARC domain-containing protein: protein MAEKRHAPVSAIGTRMRHLRQQMGKSLSEVARTVGYSKSYLSAVENNVTLPSLQLVQEYERALQLRHGELVEVLVEGQLEQLPRGRRRAPASLVLPASPVVSPSSTALARCDLEEAPHVSRLYGRGEEQELLWRWVVQDGCRLIAIVGIGGVGKTALAATLVQRLRSSAAFQGLLWLSLHTPLSRGRLLDRCLRFLNGVEGQQPASASLPESEEDRLKLLIQRLEQGRFLLVLDDFDSLLQSGALAGQYKEDYKDYEELLYLLGSRALQSCVILTSREKPDGIPLQEGKHAPVRTMTLAGVSPEAGRLLLAGEGLEGDDEHWAEFIRRYAGNPLALKLVSPTIREVFDRQIARFLDQEVLVLQGIRDLLDKQFERLTPDERDVLYWLAIGREVVTLSELLEDRLTRTPKGALLEVLKSLRHRSLVEVRGAAGYTLQPVICEYVTERLVQQVAAEILQERPLSLLQSHALLKAQARDYIREDQIRSILEPLAHILRSARGGNGCEQLLRSLLARLERGRPGYAAGNILNLLLHLQSDLRGWDFSGLAVWQANLRGKALPGVNFAWADLTGSAFTEFFGSILAVALNQDGSLLALGTTTCEVRIFRVRDYAPLVTCQGHADWVRSVLFSPDGRMVISGSEDGTIRLWDVETGQCLQTLRGHRERIYSLAISADGSLLASGSGDQTVRLWRLDMASGLAECFCELADQEQGGRVYAVALTPDSKTLVSGGEDAILRLWDVESGVCRTRLPGPNGGIWSLALSRDGRLLACGCKERIMLWDLTSLTLQASWDAHREEVYALSFSGDSRFLVSAGGDRLLRLWNIGDHSCVKTLEGHSRRVYALAVSADDRLLVSGSDDQTVRFWDLERGRCIRMLQGYSNQVRAVATSPDGQLFASSGNDGQVRLWDLGELRCLRAMEGHTASVWTVTFDGQGRLLASSSEDGTVRLWQVETGQSFRILKGHAARVYMVAFSPDGSLLASGGADRTLRIWEVATGQCLHILREHRGRVYAVAYSSDGRLLVTGAEDQTICLWDTRDYRCLQKLVGHDGAIYTLAISPDGRRLATAGADQKVRLWDLTHLGRSLPLAVLEGHRQRIWTLSISPDSRLLASGGDDQLICLWDLETGELLRIVNRFDYRIREIAFSRGEQPVLLVSGSPTGTIEVWDVERPQCLRVLRSDRPYEGMNIYAATGLSLSQRSILRSLGAVETPVDRPMLTEQSGSG from the coding sequence ATGGCAGAAAAGAGGCACGCTCCGGTGAGCGCTATTGGGACTCGTATGCGTCACCTGCGCCAGCAGATGGGGAAGAGCCTGAGCGAGGTGGCTCGCACGGTGGGCTATTCGAAGAGCTATCTTTCTGCGGTTGAGAACAATGTGACCTTGCCTTCGCTCCAGCTCGTGCAGGAATACGAGCGTGCGCTCCAGCTCCGTCACGGTGAGCTGGTTGAGGTGCTGGTGGAAGGGCAGCTAGAGCAGCTCCCACGTGGGCGCCGGCGTGCTCCCGCCTCTCTGGTTCTCCCTGCGTCTCCGGTGGTTTCTCCTTCCTCGACTGCGCTTGCGCGCTGTGACCTTGAAGAAGCCCCCCACGTCTCGCGTCTCTATGGCCGTGGCGAGGAGCAAGAGCTGCTCTGGCGTTGGGTAGTGCAAGATGGCTGCCGTCTGATTGCTATTGTAGGCATCGGAGGAGTGGGCAAGACTGCCCTGGCGGCGACTCTGGTGCAGCGTTTGCGCAGCTCCGCCGCTTTTCAAGGTCTCCTCTGGCTCTCGCTTCACACTCCTTTGTCGCGTGGGCGCCTGCTCGATCGCTGTTTGCGCTTTCTCAATGGGGTGGAGGGGCAGCAGCCAGCCTCGGCCTCCCTTCCTGAGAGTGAGGAGGATCGTCTAAAGCTGCTGATCCAGCGACTGGAGCAAGGGCGATTTCTGTTGGTTCTTGATGACTTCGATTCGTTGCTGCAAAGTGGTGCTCTGGCGGGCCAGTATAAGGAGGATTATAAGGACTACGAGGAGCTGCTCTATCTGCTGGGGAGCCGTGCTCTGCAAAGCTGCGTGATCCTGACCAGCCGCGAAAAGCCTGATGGCATCCCTCTGCAGGAAGGAAAGCATGCGCCGGTGCGCACTATGACCCTGGCGGGAGTCTCGCCCGAGGCGGGGCGTCTCTTGCTCGCTGGTGAGGGGCTGGAGGGCGATGATGAGCACTGGGCCGAGTTCATCCGCCGCTATGCTGGCAATCCTCTGGCCCTGAAACTGGTCTCGCCGACCATCCGCGAGGTCTTTGATCGCCAGATCGCTCGCTTCCTCGATCAGGAGGTGCTTGTTCTTCAGGGCATCAGGGACCTGCTTGATAAGCAGTTTGAGCGCTTGACTCCTGATGAGCGGGATGTCCTCTACTGGTTGGCGATTGGGCGCGAGGTGGTGACGCTCTCTGAGTTGCTGGAGGATCGTCTGACGCGCACTCCCAAGGGGGCGCTGCTCGAAGTATTGAAGTCGCTGCGCCATCGCTCGCTGGTCGAGGTGCGTGGTGCCGCAGGGTATACCTTGCAGCCGGTGATCTGTGAGTATGTGACGGAGCGTCTGGTGCAGCAGGTGGCCGCCGAAATTCTCCAAGAGCGGCCGCTCTCTCTCTTGCAAAGTCATGCCCTGCTCAAGGCGCAGGCGCGGGACTATATTCGCGAAGACCAGATCCGTTCGATTCTTGAGCCGCTGGCTCATATCTTGCGCTCGGCCAGAGGGGGGAACGGCTGTGAGCAGCTGCTGCGCTCTTTGCTGGCCCGGCTCGAACGTGGCAGGCCAGGCTATGCGGCTGGCAATATCCTCAATCTGCTCCTCCACTTGCAGTCTGATCTTCGTGGCTGGGACTTCTCGGGTCTGGCGGTCTGGCAGGCGAATTTGCGGGGCAAAGCCTTACCCGGTGTCAATTTCGCCTGGGCCGACCTGACCGGCTCGGCCTTCACCGAGTTCTTCGGCAGCATTCTTGCGGTGGCTCTCAACCAGGATGGCTCACTCCTAGCGCTTGGGACAACGACCTGTGAGGTCCGTATCTTCCGTGTTCGTGATTATGCGCCGCTGGTAACCTGCCAGGGCCATGCCGACTGGGTGCGCTCGGTTCTCTTTAGCCCTGATGGTCGCATGGTGATCAGCGGTAGCGAGGATGGGACGATTCGTCTCTGGGATGTAGAAACCGGCCAGTGCCTGCAGACTCTGCGAGGTCATCGCGAACGCATCTATTCGCTCGCTATCAGCGCTGATGGTAGCCTGCTTGCCAGTGGAAGCGGTGATCAGACCGTGCGTCTCTGGCGTCTTGATATGGCCTCCGGTCTCGCTGAGTGCTTCTGTGAACTCGCTGACCAGGAGCAAGGCGGCAGAGTCTATGCTGTGGCCCTCACCCCCGATAGCAAGACGCTGGTCAGCGGCGGAGAAGATGCCATCTTGCGCCTCTGGGATGTCGAGAGCGGCGTCTGCCGGACCCGCCTCCCGGGTCCCAACGGTGGCATCTGGTCGCTGGCTCTTAGTCGCGATGGCCGCCTGCTCGCCTGCGGTTGCAAGGAGCGAATCATGCTCTGGGACCTGACCTCGTTGACGCTGCAGGCTTCTTGGGATGCTCACCGTGAGGAGGTCTATGCCCTCTCTTTCAGCGGCGATAGTCGCTTCCTGGTGAGCGCTGGAGGCGATCGTCTCTTGCGCCTCTGGAACATAGGCGATCACTCTTGCGTCAAGACGCTGGAAGGGCACAGTCGGCGTGTCTATGCCCTGGCTGTGAGCGCTGACGATCGCTTGCTGGTCAGCGGGAGCGATGATCAGACGGTCCGCTTCTGGGATCTTGAGCGCGGGCGCTGCATCCGCATGTTGCAGGGCTATAGCAATCAGGTGAGAGCGGTCGCAACAAGCCCCGATGGTCAGCTATTTGCCAGCAGCGGCAATGATGGCCAGGTGCGACTCTGGGATCTGGGGGAGCTGCGTTGCTTGCGCGCGATGGAGGGCCACACGGCCAGTGTCTGGACGGTGACCTTCGATGGGCAGGGGCGCCTCCTCGCCAGTAGCAGTGAGGATGGCACGGTGCGTCTCTGGCAGGTGGAGACGGGCCAGTCCTTCCGCATCCTTAAGGGGCATGCGGCGCGCGTCTACATGGTGGCTTTCTCTCCCGACGGCTCGCTCCTGGCCAGTGGAGGGGCCGATCGCACCTTGCGTATTTGGGAGGTCGCCACCGGTCAATGCTTGCATATCCTGCGCGAGCATCGCGGGCGTGTCTACGCTGTCGCCTATAGCTCCGATGGCCGGCTCCTGGTCACTGGCGCTGAGGATCAGACCATCTGCCTCTGGGATACCCGCGATTATCGCTGCTTGCAAAAGCTTGTCGGCCATGACGGGGCCATCTATACGCTGGCCATTAGCCCTGACGGGCGCCGGCTGGCTACTGCCGGAGCCGATCAAAAAGTGCGTCTCTGGGATCTGACCCACCTGGGGCGGAGCCTGCCGCTGGCCGTTTTAGAGGGACATCGGCAGCGTATCTGGACGCTGTCCATCAGTCCTGACAGCCGCCTGTTGGCCAGCGGGGGGGATGATCAGCTCATTTGCCTGTGGGATCTCGAGACCGGTGAACTGCTGAGAATCGTCAATCGCTTCGATTATCGCATTCGTGAGATCGCTTTCAGTCGTGGCGAGCAGCCTGTGCTGCTGGTGAGTGGCAGCCCCACCGGGACGATCGAGGTCTGGGATGTGGAGCGTCCTCAGTGCCTCCGGGTGCTGCGCAGTGACCGGCCTTATGAAGGCATGAATATCTATGCTGCCACGGGCCTCTCGCTCTCTCAGCGCTCTATTCTGCGCTCCCTGGGCGCGGTCGAGACCCCGGTTGACAGGCCGATGCTGACGGAGCAGAGCGGCAGCGGCTAA
- the dcd gene encoding dCTP deaminase, with translation MILSDRDLKTLLAAGLLVIEPWEEGQLGPTSIDLRLGARLVKYRGSRLELGKAPPASEEIAIDPRQGYELRPGEFILGCTLERVRIPNGYQGFIETKGDIARAGLQVHNGDGHIDPGSDHVLTLEITNLNSIPVVLYPGLFICQLFIHQLSSPCLREYRGKYFGQQGPTVYQPA, from the coding sequence ATGATCCTGAGCGATAGAGATCTCAAAACCTTACTAGCCGCCGGCCTGCTGGTCATCGAGCCGTGGGAGGAAGGACAGCTGGGGCCAACCAGCATTGATCTACGCCTGGGCGCGCGCCTGGTCAAGTACCGTGGCAGCCGCCTTGAGCTGGGCAAGGCACCGCCTGCCAGCGAAGAGATTGCCATCGATCCCCGACAGGGCTACGAACTGCGCCCGGGCGAATTCATTCTAGGCTGCACGCTAGAGCGCGTGCGCATTCCTAACGGTTATCAGGGCTTTATCGAGACCAAAGGGGACATTGCGCGGGCTGGGCTGCAGGTGCACAATGGTGATGGCCATATTGATCCAGGCAGCGACCATGTGCTGACGCTCGAAATCACCAACCTCAACAGTATTCCAGTCGTCCTCTATCCTGGCCTCTTCATCTGCCAGCTCTTCATCCACCAGCTGAGCAGTCCCTGCCTGCGCGAATATCGCGGGAAATACTTCGGGCAGCAAGGGCCGACCGTTTATCAGCCGGCATAA
- a CDS encoding SWIM zinc finger family protein, whose amino-acid sequence MHDEQLQRKQMKAGHYAQQPERFTLLEIKLQMRSTHGVRLVSYGEGGWHCTCDFYRERGICSHIMAAEQLLGPLAPLPTHARAREEDHDPER is encoded by the coding sequence ATGCATGATGAGCAGCTACAGCGCAAGCAAATGAAGGCCGGACACTACGCCCAGCAGCCGGAGCGCTTCACCTTGCTGGAGATCAAGCTGCAGATGCGCTCGACACACGGCGTGCGCCTGGTCAGCTATGGCGAGGGAGGCTGGCACTGCACCTGCGACTTCTACCGCGAGCGCGGGATCTGCAGTCATATTATGGCCGCGGAGCAGCTCCTGGGTCCCCTGGCACCCCTGCCGACCCACGCCAGAGCGCGGGAAGAGGACCATGATCCTGAGCGATAG